A stretch of the Notamacropus eugenii isolate mMacEug1 chromosome 2, mMacEug1.pri_v2, whole genome shotgun sequence genome encodes the following:
- the LOC140523261 gene encoding olfactory receptor 5M5-like, whose product MLIPKLMKRGNYTLVTEFILLGLSDSPELQSILFVLLLIIYLITVGGNLGMMVLIRIDSRLHIPMYFFLASLSCLDLCYSTNVTPKMLANFLSEKKTISYPACLVQCYFFIAMVITEYYMLAAMAYDRYMAICNPLLYSSKMSKAVCIPLISGPYIYGFVSGLMETMWTYRLTFCGSNKINHFYCADPPLIRLSCSDTFIKETSMFVVARFNLSNSLLIILISYILILIAILRMRSAEGRHKAFSTCGSHLMSVTVFYGTLFCMYVRPPTDKSVEQSKIIAVFYTFVSPMLNPIIYSLRNKDVKEAFRKLARKKCPLKSWSSSVS is encoded by the exons ATGCTGATCCCTAAATTAATGAAGAGAGGGAATTACACACTGGTGACTGAATTTATTCTTTTGGGATTATCCGATAGTCCAGAGCTACAGTCAATCCTTTTTGTGCTACTTTTAATAATTTACCTCATCACTGTAGGAGGGAATCTTGGAATGATGGTGTTGATAAGGATAGATTCCCGCCTCCACATTCCCATGTACTTCTTTCTTGCTAGTTTATCCTGCCTAGACCTATGCTATTCTACCAATGTCACCCCCAAGATGTTAGCAAACTTCTTATCAGAGAAGAAAACGATTTCGTACCCTGCGTGTTTGGTTCAGTGTTATTTCTTCATTGCCATGGTGATTACTGAATATTACATGCTAGCAGCTATGGCCTATGACCGGTACATGGCCATCTGTAATCCCCTGCTCTATAGCAGCAAGATGTCAAAAGCTGTCTGTATCCCCCTGATTTCTGGTCCATACATCTATGGGTTTGTTAGTGGTCTGATGGAAACGATGTGGACATATCGCTTGACTTTCTGTGGCTCCAACAAAATCAACCACTTTTATTGTGCTGACCCACCCCTCATACGACTCTCATGCTCTGACACCTTCATCAAAGAAACATCCATGTTTGTGGTTGCACGATTTAATCTCTCCAACTCTCTCCTCATCATTCTTATCTCCTACATCTTAATTCTCATTGCCATCCTGCGAATGCGTTCAGCAGAAGGTAGGCACAAAGCTTTCTCTACCTGTGGGTCTCATCTCATGTCAGTGACTGTATTTTATGGAACCTTATTTTGTATGTACGTTAGACCACCCACTGACAAATCAGTGGAACAGTCAAAGATTATAGCTGTTTTCTATACCTTTGTGAGCCCCATGTTGAATCCCATCATTTACAGCCTAAGAAACAAGGATGTGAAAGAAGCATTTCGTAAATTGGCCAGAAAAAAATGCCCT TTAAAATCTTGGAGCAGTAGTGTCAGCTAA